From one Luteolibacter sp. SL250 genomic stretch:
- a CDS encoding SMP-30/gluconolactonase/LRE family protein, with the protein MTLIVEPVGTVRSKWGEGAVWWDGALLYVDIEGHKVWKFDPVTGEETSWDVGQRVGTVVPRESGGLVIAGDNGISFLDPESGKITPIADPEPDKKPDNRFNDGKCSPDGRFFAGTISLVKKTGDARLYRLDPDLTLHEAFGPVTNSNGIVWSGDGKTVFYIDTPRKEILAFDYEADGHLRNMRTVADTSHIEASPDGMTIDAEGNLWVAFCHGGCVACFDARSGQELRRVEVPALETTSCAFGGADLDELYITTGIHGKIQEEHGGRLFVVRGLGVKGVPANAFAG; encoded by the coding sequence ATGACGTTGATTGTTGAACCTGTAGGTACGGTGCGGAGCAAGTGGGGCGAAGGCGCGGTCTGGTGGGATGGTGCCCTGCTCTACGTGGACATCGAGGGGCACAAGGTCTGGAAGTTCGATCCGGTGACGGGTGAAGAAACCTCCTGGGACGTGGGCCAGCGGGTCGGCACGGTGGTGCCGCGCGAGAGCGGCGGACTGGTCATCGCCGGGGACAACGGCATTTCCTTCCTCGATCCGGAAAGCGGGAAGATCACCCCCATCGCGGATCCGGAACCGGACAAGAAGCCCGACAACCGCTTCAACGACGGCAAGTGCTCCCCGGACGGACGCTTCTTCGCCGGGACCATCAGCCTGGTGAAAAAGACCGGCGACGCGCGGCTCTACCGCCTGGACCCGGACCTCACGCTGCACGAAGCCTTTGGTCCGGTGACGAACTCCAACGGGATCGTCTGGTCCGGGGATGGAAAGACGGTTTTCTACATCGACACCCCGCGGAAGGAGATCCTCGCCTTCGACTATGAGGCGGACGGACACCTGCGGAACATGCGGACCGTGGCGGACACCTCCCACATCGAGGCGTCGCCGGACGGCATGACCATCGATGCGGAGGGGAACCTGTGGGTCGCGTTCTGCCACGGCGGCTGTGTCGCGTGCTTCGACGCGCGGTCCGGACAGGAACTGCGCCGGGTGGAAGTGCCCGCGCTGGAAACGACTTCCTGTGCCTTTGGCGGCGCGGATCTGGACGAGCTCTATATCACCACCGGCATCCATGGGAAAATCCAGGAGGAACACGGCGGGCGGTTGTTCGTCGTGCGCGGCCTCGGGGTGAAAGGCGTCCCCGCGAATGCGTTCGCCGGGTGA
- a CDS encoding S1-like domain-containing RNA-binding protein gives MPQIGQRATLPVLRESKFGLYLDGGDLGRILLPTREMPANWSVGAFVDVFLHHDSEDRPVATMKQPKAVAGDFAKLKCVSVTGVGAFLDWGLPKDLMVPFREQKTRMVPGKSYLVHVFVDEETGRLIGTTRLTRHLDKTPPPWRGGEKVDIILFAKTPLGYKAVIENTHTGLLFANQVFQDVQPGERFTAYIADRRPDGKIDLTLNAPGRQRMDDLSEQILNELKARGGFWPIGDHSSAEEIKDELGVSKRTFKQTIGALLKARTITADGKGIRLAAT, from the coding sequence ATGCCGCAGATCGGCCAGCGCGCCACCCTTCCTGTCCTCCGCGAATCCAAGTTCGGCCTCTATCTCGATGGAGGGGACCTGGGGCGCATTCTGCTGCCCACCCGGGAGATGCCGGCGAACTGGTCCGTCGGCGCCTTCGTCGACGTCTTCCTGCACCACGACTCCGAGGACCGCCCGGTGGCGACCATGAAGCAGCCGAAGGCCGTGGCAGGTGACTTCGCGAAGCTGAAATGCGTCTCCGTCACCGGTGTCGGCGCGTTCCTCGACTGGGGCCTGCCGAAGGACCTGATGGTGCCCTTCCGGGAGCAGAAGACACGCATGGTCCCGGGGAAATCCTATCTCGTCCATGTCTTCGTGGATGAAGAAACCGGCCGCCTGATCGGCACCACGCGGCTCACCCGCCACCTCGACAAGACCCCGCCCCCGTGGCGCGGCGGGGAGAAGGTGGACATCATCCTCTTTGCCAAGACGCCGCTCGGCTACAAGGCGGTCATCGAGAACACCCACACCGGCCTACTGTTCGCCAACCAAGTGTTCCAGGACGTGCAGCCGGGCGAACGCTTCACCGCCTACATCGCCGACCGCCGCCCGGACGGAAAGATCGACCTGACCCTGAACGCCCCCGGACGGCAGCGGATGGACGACCTGTCCGAACAGATCCTCAACGAGCTGAAGGCGCGCGGCGGCTTCTGGCCCATCGGCGACCACAGCTCCGCGGAGGAGATCAAGGATGAGCTGGGCGTGAGCAAACGCACCTTCAAGCAGACCATCGGCGCGCTGCTCAAGGCCCGGACGATCACGGCGGACGGGAAGGGGATCCGGCTGGCAGCCACGTGA
- a CDS encoding MBL fold metallo-hydrolase — protein MSRDDLLSVRSFPVNFHVLRDSRGLHLIDAGFIGGDRMLRKHLAAKGWENEPILGVIVTHGHLDHILNVAEIAGRHGAWIAAPRLDAAHYSGRPKYAGWSKVAGILECIGRPLLGFEPFTPDHWIDHGDFLDVWQGLRAVHLPGHTAGHTGYFCGKLGLLFCGDLFASYPGFSHFPPRIFNQEKASMLRSVEKALDLPLRGVIPNHGDDAPPEVHLERLRKLARR, from the coding sequence ATGAGCAGGGATGACCTGCTCTCCGTCCGGAGTTTTCCGGTGAATTTTCATGTGCTGCGTGACAGCCGCGGCCTTCACCTGATCGATGCCGGATTCATCGGTGGGGATAGGATGCTGCGGAAACATCTCGCGGCAAAGGGTTGGGAAAATGAGCCGATCCTCGGCGTGATTGTGACGCATGGCCATCTCGACCACATCCTCAACGTGGCGGAGATCGCGGGAAGGCACGGGGCATGGATCGCCGCGCCCCGGCTGGATGCGGCGCACTACAGTGGCCGCCCGAAGTATGCGGGATGGTCAAAGGTGGCGGGCATCCTTGAGTGCATCGGCAGGCCCTTGCTTGGCTTCGAGCCGTTCACTCCTGACCACTGGATCGATCACGGGGATTTCCTCGATGTCTGGCAGGGTCTGCGGGCCGTCCATCTCCCGGGCCACACCGCCGGACACACGGGATACTTCTGCGGGAAGCTGGGCCTTCTGTTCTGCGGGGACCTCTTCGCCAGCTATCCGGGCTTCAGCCACTTCCCACCCCGGATCTTCAATCAGGAGAAAGCCAGCATGCTCCGCAGTGTGGAGAAGGCGCTCGACCTGCCGTTGCGCGGCGTGATCCCGAATCATGGGGACGATGCACCGCCGGAAGTCCATCTGGAGAGGCTGCGGAAGCTCGCGCGGCGGTGA